In Haloarcula salinisoli, one genomic interval encodes:
- a CDS encoding UPF0146 family protein — MTALVTRLSDVDSVVEVGVGNRHDVAVDLAERGVDVTATDIRERSVPDPVAFVSDDVTEPTLSVYEGADVLFARNLPPELQRPVRDVARRVGAACWFTTLGGDPVVVPAEAEQLPGGVVLYRAVDGPGQR, encoded by the coding sequence GTGACCGCACTCGTTACCCGACTCTCGGACGTCGATTCCGTCGTCGAAGTCGGCGTCGGCAACCGGCACGACGTCGCCGTCGACCTGGCCGAGCGAGGCGTCGACGTGACCGCGACCGATATCCGCGAGCGGTCGGTCCCCGACCCCGTTGCCTTCGTCAGTGACGACGTGACCGAGCCGACACTGTCGGTCTACGAGGGGGCAGACGTCCTCTTCGCTCGCAACCTGCCGCCCGAACTCCAGCGGCCCGTCCGGGACGTGGCACGGCGGGTCGGCGCGGCCTGCTGGTTCACCACGCTAGGCGGCGACCCGGTCGTCGTGCCGGCCGAGGCCGAACAACTGCCCGGCGGTGTGGTGCTGTACCGGGCGGTCGACGGTCCGGGGCAGAGATAG